One Corvus moneduloides isolate bCorMon1 chromosome Z, bCorMon1.pri, whole genome shotgun sequence genomic window carries:
- the TMEM215 gene encoding transmembrane protein 215, with protein MARTLRPDDINPRTGLVVALVSVFLVFGFMFTVSGIKGETLGDIPLLAIGPAICLPGIAAIALTRKTDGCTKCPENMRPCCKEVKDRDVMELLRTPSDLESGKGSCDELARKAYRKDRRGLRGEDTVFICTTSTTAAATAECKSLTKKVEQEEMLKYLESCYPEMPENVFVGDGSTYSALEKKSSSPSRDSTPCPDIEDNIFVAPKDSIIVCSYKDSSPYDRYCCYINPTGVNSDQETIV; from the coding sequence ATGGCGCGGACCCTGAGACCCGATGACATCAACCCCCGGACGGGGCTGGTGGTGGCTCTGGTCAGCGTCTTTCTGGTGTTCGGCTTCATGTTCACCGTGTCTGGCATCAAGGGAGAGACCCTGGGAGATATCCCGCTGCTGGCCATCGGGCCGGCCATCTGCCTGCCGGGTATCGCCGCCATTGCCCTCACCAGAAAGACCGACGGCTGCACCAAATGTCCCGAGAACATGCGTCCGTGCTGTAAGGAAGTCAAGGACCGGGATGTCATGGAGCTGCTAAGAACCCCCTCGGACCTGGAGTCTGGCAAGGGAAGTTGTGACGAGCTGGCCAGGAAAGCTTACCGCAAGGACAGGAGAGGGCTGAGGGGAGAGGACACCGTGTTCATctgcaccaccagcaccaccgCCGCTGCCACGGCAGAGTGCAAGAGCCTCACCAAAAAGGTagagcaggaggagatgctGAAATACCTGGAGAGCTGTTACCCAGAGATGCCAGAGAATGTGTTCGTGGGAGATGGCTCCACATACAGTGCCTTGGAGAAGAAGAGCTCTtctcccagcagggacagcactcCTTGCCCTGACATTGAAGACAACATTTTTGTGGCTCCTAAAGACAGTATCATTGTCTGCTCTTACAAGGATAGCAGCCCTTATGACAGGTACTGTTGTTACATAAACCCCACTGGAGTCAACTCAGACCAGGAGACCATTGTGTGA